The genomic region ATTCTATGTTTCTAAAAAACTATTAgattctttttattatatacttttttcttttgtacaAGAGAAATATTAGAGATGAGGATTGAAATGATTTGAGTGTGAACGAAGTTTACTTGTCTCATCGATCGGAGTAATTGCAATCAAAAGATATATTGTCGGGTCAGATtagatttattttgttattattttattatgggatcgttactttttttttttaaaaattatataacttGATAGAATATGTAACGTCTatatttataaactttttaaaatttttttatctactTTGTGTGAGATTGAAACACGTGATTAGCAtgacattaaatttttaaaatatatttgtgGTTATATTGTTGGATCTATTTGACTGCTTCTTATAACAGGTTACTCCAATAATTTCTTATTGATCAATCTATTTGACTTCATCTTATAACAGGTTACTCCAATAATTTCTTACTTTGCAAACAGTTTGATAATATGTTGGATTAAAGATGATTGTGCCCTTATAGAGTACTGAAAGCTTTAAGTGCTTACTTTAAAACTTGGGAGGcaaaatgaaaagattaaataaaaaagtgtttaaaaagaaaaaccatcAAATAACCAGGTTCTGATTGCCTCATTCACCAACCAAGAACATACCAATATCAGCCAAAAGGGAGCAGGGTCCTTCAGAAATCCAGATTCATGCATGgacaggagagagagagagagagagagagagataaaagaaagtaTCCCAAAAGAtcaaagaatatatataatggCCACGCCTGCAAATGCACCACTGAATTGCTTTTGTAGCCCAAATGACCAGCAACCACTCTCTTTGGAGGGCCATGTCCTTAATTCATCAAGGTTTTGAAATGAGCAAGTGTTCTCCATCTTTCCATCTGCCATCATCAATATAAAAGTCAttcatgttttgtttttttttttctttaatgaacCCAATTCTTGTACAAAGTTCGTCAGATGCTTTGCACACTTTCTgctgtttcttttcttttcctctttcaaGATGCCTAACCCTAAACTTGCAAAAGGGAATCAAATTGAGTGGAAGTTATTATAGTTGACTGGGGACTCCACTTCTGGTATTGGGGCATTGGATAAGTGCCCTTATTGGCCTACCAAATGgaaatatatgaatatttCTAGTGGTCCTTAATAGGGGTAGCATACCACCCAAAACATACTAGGTTCCAGCCATTCTGTGCCTTTCTTATCCTTTGTTCCCcgaatatataattaattgtttaagcTTAATTATAAACTCTGTTTATCAAAGTGCTGACAATCTTTTCCAAATTCCTCTCACAAACACAACCAATGTGAGTAAATGTGTAGGAGTAGTTCTGATGTGTCTTTATGGTTTGGTGGAGTCTTTGTAATGAGATctgatatatatgcatatatattattaatattatctCATTCATGGACTGCAGTAGAATGCCAGTAGTCTGATAAGCTAGCTATTTGGATTCATAGATATAGCACAATTCATTATCCTTACAATACAGTAATTTTCATATTCGACACTGCTTCTACATATATATggttaaaattttgatgtggCCACTTAATTTATTCTCTTTGATTATTATCGAGCAGCTCATATCATGATCAGACTCAGGCTGGATCTCTGAACTCAAGCAGATCAGTGTAGTACTTTGCTAGCCAGCCCTCAATTATCTGAACTTCGGTTTTTCGTTGCTTGACCAACCACTGTGGATCACTTTTCTTCTCTGGCAGTATATCCAAGCAATGAGACCCTGCAAAAAAATTTCACAGGTTAATGTAAGTGCATGTTTTGGTGTGACAGCAACTAAAACATAGTCCTATATTGTAAGAGAAGCAAACTACCATGGATTGTATGGACTGCAACAACACTATCTGATATGTTCTCCAACACCCTGTGATAAGATGGAAATCGTTATTAAGCTATGTCAAATAATTAGATGCAAATGATATGGAGAAATTAAATATAGtatataaattgaatattaatttctttttctcaccCGCCGCTGCTGTAAGGATCTCTCAGGCcattagagaaaatgatgttACTAGCAAACCTATGGAGAATCAACTTTAAGTCCTGCCAATGATGGGAGACTTTAGGGCTTAGGTATAAGGTTAGATAACCGAAGATCATTAATAAATGTGGACGAAGTTATCAGGACTACTGTTTGAATTAAACATGATTGAAAAAGAGATCAAGAACACACATGGCCTCCATAGTAAGTTGTCACCCAATGCGGCTGAGGCTGGACACCAAATAAGCTCTTGCACTTCCTTATGAACCTGTTTAGATTGAATGGCGCTGGTGGGAACATAGAATCATTGTTGCCATGGCCTATGGGCATCACCATCTCACTACATGTCTGTAAAGAGACCAGCCATGtaaaataagttaattggCAATTGCATGCAATCATGAGAGAATTAAAGGAAGATTAGTGGCATTAACATCCAATACAATTTCATACCAGGCATCTAGCCTACTACTAGTgctataattttataattcaaatttgagcATTCAAGATTACATTCCTATGAGTTggaaaagttagtttttatgctcatctttttcttaaattctagATGTTATGTCATAAATTAAGGCTCCAATACCATTTTAGAGAACCTGTCATTCTAAAAGTTTTATACACATCCTTGAATATGTTTTAACAGGTTAACATTGTTGTCGTCACCACTATATAGAGTGATGGTTAGAACTAAAAGGATGATATAAATAccgttcaaaaaaaaaaaagggaatcATATAAATGTATGAACGAGCGGCATGATCAGCTAGTCACCTCTCACCTGCCATCTCCACCCCATGTATGTTTCATCACTTGGATGATTGTATGCGTTCATGTCATAGCATGATTTATTTCCCACATAAGCAACAACACCGGCAAATATTCGGCCGAGTATATCAGTCCCTTTAGGAGCTCCATCAATGCCACCACAGACGATACTAAGGGGATAAGTGGGAGGATGATCATATTGAGCGGCTTCAGAATATATTGAATCTAAGTAGTCCTTGAGATCAAAAgttctcttcaattttctaaataagaagaaaagacAGAAGAAAATATATAGATTGTTGGTGCTTATAACATTAAACATGACATGTTGTCAACAAGAGTCATAGTTTACTTACTTGCAAGTTTTGAATTTCATGCTGAGGATTGAGAGACCATTAGACTTGGAAGCAACTTTATCAATTTCATCCCATGATTCTCGAATGGTTTCATAGCAACTTTCACTAGTTTCCTGTCCATCGTAGAACAAGTTGTAACTATATTaatgggaaaagaaaaaggaatggTTTATAGTCAAACGAGAATCAAAACTAAATCGACCAATTGGAATTAGTTTGATGTTTTACTTTAAAATCCTTGGTCACAATTGCGTAGTAACCAACTTGTGGTGCAAGGTCATCAAAGTAAAGAATTGGAGCTGAGGAGGCAAGAGCTCCAAGAGCAACATGTGGATATTTTAGCCGAAACCATGCCGCAAGCACTGCAAAACGTATAGAAAATAGCTTTCAAACTACAGGTATGAACATGGTCATAGACAAAGAAAATTTCCGTTAACCTGTTAAATAAGGTTTCGTAAGCCACTTACTTCCCCCATATGATCCTCCAATGACAATGACCGGAGAGTTCTTCGCAAAGAATGTTTTCTTTATGTGAAGAATAATGGCAGCATAATCGGCTATAGCTTGAGCCGAGGTGAAATAACCCCGAATACTGGCATTTCTCAGAGCTGCTTCCCTTGATCCGAACGGTATGGATTTTCCATAGAACCGGTGCTGCCAAGAAGGTCATAGTTTCTGAGTACTGAGAACAAGAGGAAGACGACGGTGAAGAAAGAGTTTTAACTTTTACCTCGATATATACTAGTAAGGCCTTGAAACGAGGGGCATTATCAGTGAGAAAACCGATATCGGATAAATCATTATCCAATGATGTTTCTTCACCAAAAAACACCAAGATTGGTGCACTAGTATTTGCACCACTCCAGTACTTAGAATTGACTACATATCTTTGTGGAAAGGTGGTATAACTTTCCGGTCTGTAGTTGAAGTGATCAAGTGTCTGGCTGTAAAAGAAGGTCTTGAAATCTTTTGAAACTGAAGAGGATGTGATTTTGGGTTCAGTCCGGGTTGTTCTTCGAAGTGCTCCTAGCCTTGGGATGCTGAACTGTGTTCCAGTGACACAGGAAAAAGatattaaggaaaacaaaagcaaCTGATGAAATGAGTGTCTAAGAAAGCCCATGGCTCTGTTCATATGCTAGAAAGGTTCTGAGTTCGTTTCTTGAGCTCTGCTAGTTCAAGAGCATCGACCCTAAATTTATAGTATAAGAGTTGATAactattaaattataaatataatataaaatttatagaaTAATACGTTAATTTCGTAATCGAATGAGAGTCTGGTATGTGTTTATTCAGGGATAAAGTATAAGATGCGGTTGACTTAATAGAAATCAAACTGTAAGATCAAGCCTCAAGGGTATTGTCACTTTTATCATTGAACCCCACACTGTGCATCACATGGgcggaaaaagaagaaaagaagggaGGAAGAAAGCATTCAAtgctttttaatatttatgacACACCCCTGATGACAACATAACCTCATTACATAGAAATTTccagaatatttaaaagtctGGTCGCCGAATTTGGAACAATAATTGTTCTTTAAGGATAATTTGAGTTCAAATTTGAGTAACGAAATGCTTCTTTTTAAGGCTACTTTTTGTTCCAAAATTGCCTAAAATATTCTCAATTTAAAGCAAAAAGTTGACCTCAAGATTAAACTCTAGAAAAAGTAACCTAAAGCTAAACCTTGTGATCTATAAGTATTTGATATATAGCTTGTTTTCTCttatggattaatgtatatAAATTAGATTCCGATCAAGGTACTGGGAAATGACCTTCCACTAAAGTCTGTTTCCTGTAACTTTCTGCCTTATCATTTAAAGATTATTAGTTGCAAAGTAATTCTAAGGTCGTTGATGGACTTCAGCCATCTAAGTTTTTTAATAGTATGGTCAAATATTgttcatcattaaaaaagtgtatatatataggaaAATGGGCAATATAGAGGAAACAAGAGTTAGTTGCTTGTCACTGAAGCATTTTCTCCACACCTCCAAACATTATAAAAGTTGCAATAATCTTCCTTTCTATTCAGTTGGTGATTTGATTGATCAACTCTAGCATAGCTATAGGGTGATAATCTAGTAGGAGTAGAAATTCTTTATGTAAGTGTTACTACCATTGTTCTTTTATTGGTCCATTATTGACCACCAATCCAACATCTCTAATGATGCTAATTGCACTTCATCTTAATccattctttccttttcctagTTTAATATGGCTAAACATATATGAAAGTGGGTAACCATCTATTGCCAACTCTCTCAAAATAGATTACTGTTTGAGTATATTGGACCCAAAACCTATTTATACtctcattttaaaaaatttaaagcttTGTTTAACATCACGTTtgtcatgttaaaaatttatttttattcaagtgCACATCACGTTTGTCATgtcaaaaatttgtttttattcaaGTGCAATATCAAATGCATATTGATTTGACTTGTGATTGACATTTAAAGGATCTATTTCTAATGTTGTTTAATTAGTTACTCgcttctaaataaaaaaaatgttactaTACTTATTTAGGAATCTGTCACAAAGTCTTCAATATAGttttgaataaattaaatacattaaaaaaaatatatcttaTTTGAATGAATTGAATGAGACAAAGTAAAGTGTCTTAAATAGTGagatatttaaaacaaataatttatatttttgagaTTACTAAAAAGAGTATATGGTGAGTATATTATATGCaaaagttgattttgttttactACATGGTTCAAAAATACACTAATAaggtaataatatatatattttttattataaacatGGATGGAGATTATTAATAGAAACTAAACCTTAATGTTTGTGATTCTCTAGTTAATGTTTAGAAAGTGAGTCTAATAGAATGCAATGTGAAACCacataaaatcatattttcgATAATTTTTTGGGTACATAAAATCACATTTACAGTGGAAGTATAAGATTTAGTTTAGTAATGTTACTTCTAACTCTATAATTATAAAGGAGAGGATAAGAGATGTAAATTACAGCAATACCACCTTTCTGGTTAATTTATTACAAGTAAAATAATGCTCTACCCTTATAATTATTTAGGATTGAGTATTTAATAAAAGTTcaaagaaatttcattttttttcttatattgtTTGGTATCATTTTAGGATGTGTTTACGACTTAATGTTGCCCAATAAGTGGTTAGAAAATTAGgacttaaaatatataatatttcaaTGATTAAATGATGTTGTGTTCTAATAGATGATATATATCGAatcaaacacttttttttaatgaaatttcatatataagtaaaaattataattacaattaaattatttttttaaaataagatttattctTCCGTCAACAGTGATGCCATAACAAGTCTTTAGTCCAATTGACAGTAGACTTTTGTGACATAGAGCACTTGGTGCGGGAATTTAATTGTAcatttgcaaaaattacactgTGCATCAAGCAGAGACAGCAAGCAGATTCAGTAAAGGGTCCTAAACAAGGAAAAGCAGCGATAAAGCCTATAAGAATCAGATCTCTCGACAATTCCCTGTATAGGGCAAAACCTTAGAGGACCTCCAAAAAAGTCTCAGAAGCACGGGGCTGAGACGAAGTCTCCCATCCAATGAGAAGTGAGCAGAAGACTGAGCAGATCAAAGAGTTCGAAACAGAGCATAAAACATCCTTCATTAGATGATCAATTCTCAGACCAAAACGCAAACCAACTTACAAGGGAACAGGCACCTTCGGCCCATTTCAACCGGatatttgatataaaaaattaaaatgaagtgaattaaacaataaataaaccaACAAACAAactagtatatatataattggaCAAAATTCAACATAAACTAGTTCAAATTCGTACACAATGTGACTTGAATTATAGGACCTAATTAAGATTCTAGGATCTTTTTCTTGAGAATGCCCCATTGGCATTGAGTAACAATTGGTTGATGTAATGATATCTatgtaataatttatattttcattattacattaagtttaattgatgtttaaattatttatggaATTCATcgtttatttattaaatttaatggATAATTCTTTGATtctcatataaaaaaatttctaaatctaaaatttattaaattaccGATTTAAATAAAGATTGATCATTGTGATCCACAAACTTGATCACCACgttactttttaaaaattttattcgattatatattgttttgataAAAGGATTTATTTTGCATATTTGTTGTTATTATTAGTTACATATTATTGAAATTCAAGCTAAAGACAAATATATACAATGAATGCACATGcctaacaaaaaaataatgaacttTTCAAACATAGATTAAATGCTTATtacttaaatatatattgtatTTAACATGGAACTAcgtaaattttaatttaaaataatcaataattgacgtaattaaataattatttatacaatatgttttacattaaagattatttattgtaacattattttaattaaaataatatttacttattaaaTCATACACGTAGAATCCTCGTATAGATAAAGAAAGGGTGAGTGCAAATTGCACTGTGCAATAACTAATTATGACTTActtttttctctaataagtGATATCTTCTTTGCTCTAATTGATCCAGCTAATAACTTTCCCACGTTTTGTTgttatctttttttataatttaataaagaaCTTTTCAATCATACCATAATTGCAAGGGTTAATGCTATATGTCGAAAACTTTAAgctgaaaatatataaacaaattaagGTCCCCTTAATGTGATGCATACATCTCTATATTCTATAGTAATGAAGATAAAAGATATTAATATATGTATGTGCGATGGTGGATGCCTATGCGGAGAAGTGTTATTGCTGTATAAAGTTCACCAAAAACCACATGGATTAGCTGATTCTCTCTGctaatttctttataattaacTAATCAAACTTTGAAATGATGAGGAAACCCACGTAAAAGCGCATAAGAGGAACCCATCTCTTTGCCAGATGATGTCAGCATTGTGGAAACATATAGGTCAATATACCTAACTacattcattttcttcattaattTCATCTATATTCTTACATGTTTGGCCTCTTGACCAAAGATTAGGGAACTAAATGATCTGTTCGGTTCATGGGGATGTTGTAATCCATGGGAGGTaggggaaaaaggaaaatctttATTACAACAAAACATCTTTCTCTCCATTTGAATATCAACCGTTGGCTAGAGTTGACTCTGCAACTGGGAAGGTCTCAAAAGCAAAATATATAGTGGTCACGTATCGGTCACACTACCATAAAATAGATGATGCGCTCTTTGGTATGAAGTGCATCTGAAGGCCATCTTTCATCATCttttttaaagatattctactttcttttttctgcAGTGCTTCTATATAAGAAAAGCTGGCCTTAAAAGAAGAACATATGGGTAGCTGTTATTCCAGTTTGACCGAAGAATCTGATCATGTAAGTGGACCTTAATGGGGGAGGCATGCCTTCCAACATTGATCACACAAAAGTTGTAGAATTTTTAGGccttcaagagaaaaaaaggggCACCagacttttgatttttttgacccACAAATGCAATAACAGTTTTCATTAGCCAAAAAAGTTTTTAGAATGAGCAGAAATTAACTTGAATGTTTTCATATAGCTTAAAGACTAAATTAATCAAACAACATAACTCATTGGAGGGAAGTCCTACGGGTTTCTTCCGGGTACTTGAGGCTATCTGATTCATATAAATGGAAGCAAGCTATTCATCATAAATGAAGATGGAGCTAAATGAAACTATGCAAATGAAAACAATGATTTTGatccatatatatatgagCAATCTGGTGAGATAATGCTTTTCACTTTAATTTGGATAACCATAAGTCGAGGGTAAGACTTTAGGTCTCATGTATAATGCTGATCAGAAGAGTAAAAATTGTCATCATTTTGATGCAAAAGCACAATGGAAAATGGTCCAAATCAAGAGGCATTTCAATCTCTGCAACAGATTAAGCCTACCACTTTTCTCCGTTCTTATTGTCATGGCAACTGCAGCCACCAAGCCACTCTCCACTTTCACCCTGGATATGAGCACACGCCTGCATCTACCGAATTATCCAGGGTCAGCTTAATCTTTGTCATGTCTACCAGCATAATTAGGCCTGTTGAGATTAACAGTGGGGAATATTGGAGAAATGTGGCAAGCACTAGGCACTAAAATGAATTCTTGGGGATTGCCTCTTTGCATGGAAGCTGATGATTGCTGAACAAAGAGCTTGATAGCTGTCAACTCTCTAGTTTTAGACATGTGAAGAAAGTTCaaaatactttaaatcctGACAAGAATAGTAAGGAATTTTAGGATATGACAACTAGTATTTCTATTAAGTGGTCCCAAGGAAGTTTggacatttaaatttttatgttgattAAATTATTGCCATTCATTCATATTCTGAAACATGAAAAAGTAACGaataattcataaatatataGTTGGAAAGGcctaaaacaaaatccatgAATTTCCTTACACTGTAAAAACAGGGAACATTAGATGATTTTGGTAATGCCTTTTGCAAGTATTCAGGCAAAAGGAGAGTGGGGAAAAAGAGATTATAAGTGATATAAGCATGTAATTAGCCACCCAATACATTAAACAGGTGTCaatatcattttaattctaatcaTTTTGAGCCACTTGGATCATTAAGAAGATTTTTGTGATGAGAAACCCTTCAAATGGGAAACTGTTGTATACcaatgtttttttctttgaaaattggATGTTGTATACCAATGTACCTGACTCATTTAACTTATTTGTCATACCATATTTGTTTTGCTACATTAATCACTATTATCAACTGTCCAACCgtccaaaaatataaaagggCCGGCAAACAAAAGTGACTTACAAAGGTATAATTTTAAATGGTTCATAATCAAAGATGGTGCCGTTGGCATCTATATGATTAAAACCCAAGAATAATCAAGTCTGTAAGTTcaatttgcttgattttgttATCACATTTTGAGCTGATGTGACAAAGAAAAGGATCAGTACTATCTGTTGAATAAACTTAAAACAAGATAAATATGATGAAGGTTTTTGCACCTTATCCTGTTATCCAtgatgaattcttttcttgggAGAATGGATAGTAGTCATTTCAGTATTGACTGGGGAATCTCTAGGCAGCCCTAGGAATTATTCATGCTGATCAATAACAATTGCCGGGACATGttaggagaaaaaaaaaaagggtttaaATCCTTTTGTTCTAgatcaaaagaaagaaaggatgGAAAGAGAAGAAACTGTCAGCAAAGCAAAGGTAATGTACTGGAACCCAACGAGAGAACAAGTTAAATCATAACGCGACAAAATTATCATGCAGGCATGCGGCAACCTTTGCGATGTGATTTGATGGTATTTGATCAGAAGAGAAAAAGTCACTCATTCCAATTCCCTACTCTAGGATTTTTTGATAGtggaaatttattttgcttcaTCGCCACGGTATTGTCATATATGGCACTAAGCTTTTGATAGTTACCAACTAGACTAGACTTCCTGTAATGGAGTTGGCTCAATTCAATAGACGATAGCCATTTTACTGTTTTACTCTTCTGCAAATAAACcatcttcaattttttggtataaactaaaaaatgaaaaagttcCTATGTCATGTGTCTAGGACTCAAtccaaaaaatatttgttaggTGAAGTGACCCTGCTCTTGGATCCTAAATGAGAAAGTCTCCACAGTTCAAAGCCAACAATATAACAGGGGAAATAATAGAAGATGTGCAGGACATTGCTctgaaaaaaaacaaaaaccgaAATCCTCTGCTGCTCAAGGCATCCAGAATCCACTTGACAGAGGCCACCGGAAAAAGGATCAGCTTCATACTCCGCTCGATCAAAACACCATTGCTGGGCTTTCATCAGAAACAACAGCTCATAACACAGAGGGCTCAGCTTATAGCTCATAACACAGAGCCACCGAAGGCTCAGCATACTGCTGATCAACAATTAATCACAGAAGACTTCGTAATAGCAACCAACATGTTCACAAACAACAAATTGCAGCTGGCCTAGCAGAATGCAACTGCTCCTCCACCATTTCCCCAGCAGATCCAAATTTGGTTTTCTTTGTATTATActgtatttatatttttaaatgatttgtCTGAACATGATCAATTTTGTATACTAATGGCGTGTATCTATGTCgtgttttgattttgatactTTGAAAGCATGACcagtttttgatcaaatttgcaTCCTTTTGcaatattcaatatatttatttggcttagaaaaaaaaatgaagtgacCATGCATCCTtctatataa from Theobroma cacao cultivar B97-61/B2 chromosome 9, Criollo_cocoa_genome_V2, whole genome shotgun sequence harbors:
- the LOC18590435 gene encoding lysosomal Pro-X carboxypeptidase, which produces MNRAMGFLRHSFHQLLLFSLISFSCVTGTQFSIPRLGALRRTTRTEPKITSSSVSKDFKTFFYSQTLDHFNYRPESYTTFPQRYVVNSKYWSGANTSAPILVFFGEETSLDNDLSDIGFLTDNAPRFKALLVYIEHRFYGKSIPFGSREAALRNASIRGYFTSAQAIADYAAIILHIKKTFFAKNSPVIVIGGSYGGMLAAWFRLKYPHVALGALASSAPILYFDDLAPQVGYYAIVTKDFKETSESCYETIRESWDEIDKVASKSNGLSILSMKFKTCKKLKRTFDLKDYLDSIYSEAAQYDHPPTYPLSIVCGGIDGAPKGTDILGRIFAGVVAYVGNKSCYDMNAYNHPSDETYMGWRWQTCSEMVMPIGHGNNDSMFPPAPFNLNRFIRKCKSLFGVQPQPHWVTTYYGGHDLKLILHRFASNIIFSNGLRDPYSSGGVLENISDSVVAVHTIHGSHCLDILPEKKSDPQWLVKQRKTEVQIIEGWLAKYYTDLLEFRDPA